From the genome of Rhodoligotrophos appendicifer, one region includes:
- a CDS encoding DUF72 domain-containing protein: MGTSSESRSVKKAGRIRIGISGWTYAPWRGTFYPKALPRRQELAFAARKFDAIEINTTFYGLQRPKSFGRWRDETPESFVFCVKGSRYITHMLKLRNIETALANFMASGLLRLGTKLGPILWQFSPQMTFDADLFRSFLQMLPTTTAAAQALALRHDNRMEGRTWLTCDTDGPLRHAIEIRHESFRDPNFIALLQEHEAALVCADTVDWPLLMDLTADFVYCRLHGSEELYVSGYDESALDQWSKRVTAWAQGREAPDGQRVKAPSKRRPGGRDVFVFFDNDAKVKAPANATALARRLNVQLE, translated from the coding sequence TGGCGCGGGACCTTCTATCCAAAAGCGCTTCCGCGCCGGCAAGAACTTGCCTTTGCGGCCCGAAAGTTCGACGCCATCGAAATCAATACGACATTCTACGGCCTACAGCGTCCCAAGAGTTTTGGCCGATGGCGCGATGAGACGCCCGAGAGCTTCGTGTTCTGCGTCAAGGGATCCCGCTATATCACCCACATGCTGAAGTTGCGGAATATCGAAACGGCTCTGGCTAATTTCATGGCCTCAGGATTACTGCGGCTGGGGACAAAGCTTGGTCCCATTCTATGGCAGTTCTCACCCCAAATGACCTTCGACGCAGACCTGTTTCGCTCGTTTCTCCAAATGCTTCCGACCACAACCGCGGCTGCACAGGCATTAGCGCTGCGACATGACAACAGGATGGAGGGACGCACTTGGCTTACTTGCGACACCGACGGACCTTTGCGCCATGCAATCGAAATACGCCATGAGAGCTTCCGTGACCCCAACTTCATCGCGTTGTTGCAGGAGCATGAGGCTGCACTCGTATGCGCCGACACCGTCGACTGGCCGCTCCTCATGGATCTAACAGCGGATTTCGTCTACTGCCGACTGCATGGGTCGGAGGAACTCTATGTCAGCGGATATGACGAGAGTGCCCTCGACCAATGGTCGAAGCGAGTCACAGCTTGGGCCCAAGGACGCGAGGCGCCGGATGGCCAGCGTGTTAAAGCACCATCAAAGCGGCGCCCCGGTGGGCGTGATGTTTTCGTCTTCTTCGACAATGACGCCAAAGTCAAAGCTCCTGCTAATGCAACAGCCTTGGCAAGGCGGCTTAATGTTCAGTTAGAGTGA
- a CDS encoding ABC transporter ATP-binding protein: MKQKYGAFTALQPTDLEVRAGEFLTLLGPSGSGKTTLLNLTAGYLEPTEGRIFIGDRDVTHLPARRRNIGMVFQNYALFPHMTVAENVAYGLKVRSVARNQILARVQACLALVQMEEYSKRPIQQLSGGQQQRVALARALVIEPDVLLMDEPLGALDKQLRRSVQLELRRLHQEHRRTTIYVTHDQEEALVLSDRVAVMSQGVMQQLGSASEIYNAPRNAFVAGFIGESNLIPAVIKRLVGEEAEIEVPAFKRTLTVTAAPSLSPGTEAQLLLRPEHLIVTHDGEGVSAEIVEVIYLGELTAYTLKLEGGQTIAARQITDRVYSLNSRVRVTWKPGTARAVPIT, translated from the coding sequence GTGAAGCAGAAATACGGCGCCTTCACCGCACTTCAACCGACGGATCTGGAAGTGCGGGCTGGCGAGTTCCTGACACTGTTGGGTCCGTCGGGCTCCGGCAAGACAACATTGTTGAATTTAACCGCTGGCTATCTGGAGCCCACGGAAGGCCGGATCTTTATCGGCGATCGCGACGTGACACATCTGCCGGCCCGCAGGCGCAATATCGGTATGGTGTTCCAGAACTATGCACTGTTTCCGCATATGACGGTGGCAGAGAATGTCGCCTACGGTCTGAAGGTCCGCAGTGTGGCCAGGAATCAGATCCTCGCCCGAGTGCAGGCATGCTTGGCCCTTGTCCAGATGGAAGAATACTCAAAGCGTCCCATTCAACAATTGTCCGGTGGTCAACAGCAAAGGGTCGCCCTGGCCCGAGCGCTCGTGATTGAACCCGACGTATTGCTGATGGATGAACCTTTGGGAGCGCTGGACAAACAATTGCGTCGCTCGGTGCAGCTTGAATTACGACGCCTCCATCAGGAGCATCGTCGCACCACCATCTATGTCACTCATGATCAGGAGGAGGCGCTCGTGCTCTCCGATCGTGTGGCAGTTATGAGTCAAGGAGTCATGCAGCAGCTTGGCAGCGCCTCCGAGATCTACAACGCTCCACGCAACGCCTTCGTCGCCGGTTTCATCGGCGAATCCAATCTCATCCCAGCTGTCATCAAACGGCTTGTTGGAGAGGAAGCTGAGATCGAGGTCCCTGCGTTCAAGCGGACCTTAACCGTAACAGCGGCGCCATCTCTTTCCCCAGGTACGGAGGCACAGCTGCTGCTCCGACCCGAGCATCTAATCGTCACTCACGATGGGGAAGGTGTTTCTGCTGAGATCGTTGAGGTCATCTACCTCGGCGAGCTGACGGCCTACACGCTGAAGCTCGAGGGAGGCCAGACCATCGCTGCCCGCCAGATCACCGACAGAGTCTATTCCCTGAATTCCCGTGTGAGGGTCACGTGGAAACCCGGCACTGCACGAGCAGTGCCTATAACTTAA
- a CDS encoding acyl-CoA dehydrogenase family protein, with translation MDLHFSPRELELASRGRDFCDQVLIPLELVADEHGELPMDRRDAVKQAVREWGLAGINHSKEHGGLGLTMTEQTVIEEQLGRVTNGLWSCVWRPPVSLKFGSQQQITEYLEPSCHGHRRGCFAITEADAGSDPRRVKTRAVKQGGKWVVTGEKWFVTSYNASDFVIVHAHVDDDPDKPTLFLVDKPNSSINHLRSPKFMHNFAFDHAELRLEGVELDESKVLGEIGQGLELTKDWFVEARLQIASHSLGAAIRAAEIANDYATQRHQFGRAIREFQGVEFMLADMAVEIFAAKSMLYRVAWEIDQGLDRKRVHAHASALKLYCSEVAGRVIDKALQVLGGRGYMRENPVERLYRDIRVDRIWEGTSEIQRVVVAGQIRKRGMELFSGWA, from the coding sequence ATGGATCTTCATTTTTCGCCTCGTGAACTCGAATTAGCCAGTCGTGGAAGGGATTTCTGCGATCAAGTTCTAATTCCGCTTGAGCTTGTTGCCGACGAGCACGGTGAACTGCCGATGGACCGTCGCGATGCCGTCAAACAGGCGGTACGCGAATGGGGGCTGGCCGGCATCAATCATTCGAAGGAACATGGCGGGCTAGGTCTGACCATGACTGAGCAAACGGTCATCGAAGAACAGCTGGGTCGTGTTACTAACGGCCTTTGGTCATGTGTATGGCGTCCGCCAGTCAGCTTGAAGTTTGGCTCGCAGCAGCAAATCACGGAGTATCTTGAGCCCTCTTGCCACGGGCATAGGCGAGGTTGTTTCGCGATTACGGAGGCCGACGCGGGCTCCGATCCTCGCCGCGTTAAGACAAGGGCAGTTAAGCAGGGCGGAAAATGGGTTGTTACGGGCGAGAAATGGTTCGTAACATCTTATAATGCTTCAGATTTCGTGATCGTCCACGCCCATGTGGATGATGATCCGGACAAGCCGACGTTGTTCCTGGTGGACAAACCGAATTCGAGCATCAACCATCTCCGATCCCCAAAATTCATGCATAACTTCGCATTTGATCATGCCGAGCTTCGTTTGGAGGGGGTCGAACTCGACGAGAGCAAAGTGCTCGGAGAGATTGGGCAGGGCTTGGAACTCACCAAGGATTGGTTTGTGGAGGCCCGATTGCAGATTGCCTCCCACAGCTTGGGCGCCGCAATTCGGGCAGCGGAGATCGCCAATGATTATGCCACTCAGCGGCACCAGTTCGGCCGGGCAATTCGGGAGTTTCAGGGTGTTGAGTTTATGCTCGCGGATATGGCCGTCGAGATCTTCGCCGCAAAGTCCATGTTGTACCGGGTAGCTTGGGAAATTGACCAGGGCCTCGATCGGAAGCGAGTTCACGCTCATGCCAGCGCGCTCAAACTTTACTGTTCGGAGGTGGCGGGCAGGGTGATTGACAAGGCCCTCCAGGTCCTTGGTGGGCGCGGCTACATGCGTGAGAATCCAGTCGAGCGGCTCTATCGCGACATTCGTGTCGACCGGATCTGGGAGGGAACCTCTGAGATTCAGCGTGTAGTGGTGGCCGGTCAGATTAGGAAGCGTGGTATGGAGCTGTTCAGCGGTTGGGCATAA
- a CDS encoding ABC transporter permease — protein MGAKRRHWETVLLLGPAVLVLLLTFIGPLVRLFTLAFTDEMGPLATFTVLLESSVYRRVMINTFLVALLVTVVTILLAWPVAYALSKLKGLAFTVVLYGVLFPFWISVLVRTFSWMLLLERNGPVNRFLIELGVTDQPLALMFNDVGVVVGMVHILLPYMVLPLYAAMSRIDRNLLLASDGLGAGLLDTFRRVYLPLCLPGIAGGASFVFLLSLGFFITPALLGGANAITLSMLIANFVNERLAWSLAAAGSMVLLVIVLAIMAFAARLLPLDKGLVAK, from the coding sequence TTGGGAGCAAAAAGGCGACATTGGGAGACGGTACTGCTGTTGGGGCCGGCGGTGCTCGTGCTCTTGTTGACGTTCATCGGCCCGCTGGTTCGTCTATTCACCCTGGCGTTCACCGATGAGATGGGGCCGCTCGCGACCTTTACGGTACTGTTGGAGAGCTCGGTTTATCGTCGGGTGATGATAAACACTTTCTTGGTGGCGCTCCTGGTTACTGTGGTCACTATTCTCCTGGCATGGCCCGTCGCCTATGCTCTCAGTAAGCTCAAAGGTTTAGCCTTTACAGTTGTTCTGTACGGGGTGCTTTTCCCTTTTTGGATCTCTGTACTGGTCAGGACCTTTTCCTGGATGCTTCTGCTGGAGCGCAATGGTCCCGTAAATCGTTTTCTGATCGAGCTTGGTGTCACCGATCAACCTTTGGCCCTGATGTTTAATGATGTCGGCGTTGTCGTCGGCATGGTCCATATCTTGTTGCCCTACATGGTACTGCCGCTCTACGCCGCTATGAGCCGAATCGATCGTAATTTGCTTTTGGCCAGCGACGGATTGGGTGCCGGGCTCCTTGACACATTTCGCAGGGTATACTTGCCCCTGTGCCTCCCCGGCATAGCCGGAGGAGCTAGCTTCGTCTTCTTGCTGTCGCTTGGCTTCTTCATCACGCCGGCTCTCCTGGGCGGAGCGAATGCGATCACACTGTCTATGCTGATCGCCAACTTCGTGAACGAGCGTCTCGCCTGGTCATTAGCGGCAGCCGGCTCCATGGTGCTCTTGGTGATCGTGCTGGCGATCATGGCCTTTGCTGCTCGGCTTCTGCCCCTCGACAAGGGGCTGGTTGCAAAATGA
- a CDS encoding ABC transporter substrate-binding protein, protein MKGLSRRNFLIAAAAGAAGAAVFPARGRAAERPFTFTSWGGALSNAEKDAFIDPFAKLKGIEVINTSPTETAKIKAMVSAGKVEWDLVDVGGRTVWQGAEQGFLEKLDMSKIPNASALDQGWVSPYGIATSTGATIIAWSKSAFPDGGPQSWADFWDVKRFAGPRGLYKYFYYNYEAALLAAGLKPSEVFPYTAEKADQALAKIKELKPNVTVWWGAGAQPPQLLSSGELAASSAWSGRMLAASKEGAPIDFTYKDGIAWANWWVIPKGTPYAAVANEAINFALDKLQQEKLLALKTYGPVLGSATAAADPETMKILVMAPKNIKDMLILNEEEANKYSIAYEEKWNQLMLG, encoded by the coding sequence ATGAAGGGTCTGAGTAGACGTAATTTTCTCATCGCAGCGGCAGCAGGAGCAGCGGGTGCCGCGGTCTTCCCTGCAAGAGGTCGAGCAGCGGAGCGGCCATTCACGTTTACGTCGTGGGGAGGAGCGCTCTCCAATGCGGAGAAGGATGCGTTCATTGATCCCTTCGCTAAGTTAAAGGGTATCGAGGTCATTAATACCTCCCCTACGGAGACTGCCAAAATCAAGGCAATGGTCTCAGCCGGAAAGGTTGAATGGGACCTCGTAGACGTCGGCGGGCGAACTGTTTGGCAGGGGGCGGAGCAGGGCTTCCTTGAGAAGCTGGATATGTCCAAGATACCAAATGCTTCTGCTTTGGACCAAGGCTGGGTGTCGCCGTACGGAATTGCAACATCCACCGGCGCGACCATTATCGCCTGGTCGAAGTCGGCCTTTCCCGATGGCGGACCACAGTCTTGGGCAGATTTCTGGGATGTAAAGCGCTTTGCTGGACCCCGCGGCTTATACAAGTATTTTTACTACAATTACGAGGCGGCCTTGCTCGCCGCGGGTCTGAAACCAAGTGAGGTCTTCCCCTATACAGCTGAAAAAGCCGACCAGGCCCTCGCGAAAATCAAAGAACTGAAGCCGAATGTAACTGTGTGGTGGGGGGCCGGCGCGCAACCCCCTCAGCTCCTCTCCTCCGGCGAACTAGCGGCATCCTCGGCCTGGAGTGGCCGCATGCTTGCGGCATCCAAGGAGGGAGCTCCGATTGACTTCACATATAAGGACGGCATCGCCTGGGCGAACTGGTGGGTCATTCCGAAGGGGACGCCTTATGCCGCCGTCGCCAATGAGGCGATCAATTTCGCCCTGGATAAGCTGCAGCAGGAAAAGCTCTTGGCGCTGAAGACCTATGGACCCGTTCTGGGCTCCGCAACGGCAGCGGCTGATCCCGAAACCATGAAGATCCTCGTCATGGCGCCGAAGAATATCAAGGATATGCTTATCCTCAATGAAGAGGAGGCGAACAAATATTCGATCGCCTATGAGGAAAAATGGAATCAACTGATGCTCGGTTGA
- a CDS encoding ABC transporter permease — protein MNRLPLPLRIVGNGATSVVLAFLVMPILAVLPASFNKASYIFLPPNDYSLDWYSRFFADGEWRSAFMNSIEVALLATAIAVTLGTAAALGLRRVGPKWRAFLTGLFLAPLIVPVIVTAVALYRSALDVGLSGTILGMSLGHSLLALPFVVINVGIALRAVNDNWIRAAAGLGAGPWTIFRTITLPNITPGIVGGAIFSFITSFDEVVVAVFLAGYSNKTLPVKMWESIRLEFTPVIAVAATLMIGIAIVLFIIVQGVAKASGRATS, from the coding sequence ATGAACCGGCTGCCCTTACCTCTTCGCATTGTCGGAAATGGTGCGACAAGCGTCGTGCTGGCTTTCTTGGTGATGCCGATCCTTGCGGTGTTGCCGGCGTCTTTCAACAAGGCGAGCTATATCTTTCTGCCGCCAAACGATTATTCACTCGATTGGTACAGCCGCTTTTTCGCCGATGGCGAGTGGCGGAGTGCGTTCATGAACAGTATCGAGGTCGCACTTCTGGCCACTGCGATTGCGGTAACTCTAGGGACGGCGGCAGCTTTAGGGCTTAGGCGTGTTGGCCCTAAATGGCGTGCTTTTCTCACCGGCTTGTTTCTGGCCCCGCTGATCGTGCCGGTGATCGTGACCGCGGTGGCTTTGTATCGCAGCGCCCTCGATGTAGGCTTGTCCGGGACCATTTTGGGCATGAGCCTGGGTCACTCACTCTTGGCCTTACCCTTCGTCGTGATCAATGTCGGCATAGCTTTGAGGGCGGTCAACGACAACTGGATCAGGGCTGCGGCGGGCCTGGGGGCAGGCCCCTGGACGATTTTCCGGACCATCACTTTACCCAACATCACCCCGGGCATAGTTGGAGGAGCCATCTTTTCATTTATCACGTCTTTCGACGAAGTCGTTGTTGCAGTCTTCTTGGCGGGATACAGCAACAAAACCTTGCCTGTTAAGATGTGGGAGTCGATCCGGTTGGAATTCACGCCCGTCATCGCCGTTGCTGCGACCCTCATGATCGGTATTGCGATCGTGCTTTTCATCATCGTTCAAGGGGTCGCTAAAGCTTCCGGGAGAGCTACATCATGA